A single Natranaerobius thermophilus JW/NM-WN-LF DNA region contains:
- a CDS encoding type II secretion system F family protein, which yields MTPKYSYKARDPSGNLIKGSQETEDRQSLIQELKSDQLYIVEIKQTGKEFSFSNLKKYFQKPVASRDLMIFSRQFATMIKAGVTVLDSLESLSEQMDSKKLSRGLVNVTESLRGGNSLAESFHEQKDVFPELFVNMISAGEEAGALEDVLERMAVHYEKEHQLLEKIKSAMTYPVILLGVAFLVVYFLVTYVLPEFAGIFAGMDVELPLLTEIMLFTGKALRANIQWLLIILIVLSLAGYYLLNTDGGKYLYDKAKLTLPVLGGVSKKVIIARFSRILTTLIGSGITLMDALGLVKKTIGNKLMEKVLDEAVDNIEQGQTMSKPFEESELFPPLVSKMMSVGEETGAIEEMMDKVADFYEQESSYTLDRLSALIEPVMILILMVVVAVIVLAVVLPMVEMWQIY from the coding sequence ATGACCCCAAAATATTCATATAAAGCCAGGGATCCAAGTGGAAACCTGATCAAGGGTAGTCAAGAAACTGAGGACCGTCAAAGCTTAATACAAGAATTAAAATCAGATCAGCTTTACATAGTTGAAATTAAACAGACAGGTAAAGAATTCAGTTTTAGTAATCTGAAAAAATATTTTCAAAAACCTGTAGCTTCCAGGGACCTGATGATTTTTTCTAGGCAGTTTGCCACTATGATCAAAGCCGGGGTTACAGTGTTAGATAGTTTAGAGTCTTTGTCAGAGCAGATGGATAGCAAAAAATTGTCTCGAGGCCTGGTGAATGTGACAGAAAGTTTGAGAGGTGGTAATAGCCTGGCCGAATCGTTTCACGAACAAAAAGATGTGTTTCCCGAATTATTTGTTAATATGATCAGTGCTGGTGAAGAAGCTGGTGCCCTTGAGGACGTTTTGGAACGAATGGCAGTTCACTATGAGAAGGAACATCAGCTTTTGGAAAAAATCAAAAGTGCCATGACGTATCCCGTAATACTTTTAGGAGTGGCCTTCTTAGTTGTATATTTTTTAGTGACTTATGTACTGCCCGAATTTGCAGGGATTTTCGCAGGAATGGACGTAGAGCTTCCGTTATTAACTGAAATTATGTTATTTACTGGAAAAGCTTTAAGGGCCAATATACAATGGTTATTAATAATTTTAATTGTCCTAAGTTTAGCTGGCTATTATCTCTTGAATACCGATGGAGGAAAATATTTATATGACAAGGCAAAATTAACTTTACCAGTACTGGGAGGAGTTAGCAAAAAAGTTATTATAGCCAGGTTTTCTCGTATTTTAACTACTCTGATTGGCAGTGGAATTACTTTAATGGATGCTTTAGGATTAGTTAAAAAAACTATTGGAAATAAGTTAATGGAAAAAGTCTTAGATGAGGCCGTGGATAATATAGAACAGGGACAGACCATGTCAAAACCCTTTGAGGAAAGTGAGTTATTTCCGCCTCTTGTGAGCAAGATGATGTCTGTAGGTGAGGAAACGGGAGCAATTGAAGAGATGATGGATAAAGTAGCTGATTTTTATGAACAGGAAAGTAGTTATACTCTGGACAGGCTCAGTGCCCTGATAGAGCCGGTAATGATTTTAATTTTAATGGTTGTAGTAGCTGTGATAGTACTGGCAGTTGTATTACCTATGGTGGAAATGTGGCAAATTTATTAA
- the pilM gene encoding type IV pilus assembly protein PilM → MLRGKLIPEQVPLGIDLGRSSIKIVELSKLRSKFVLKRFTIEEFSVPQDDEGDNQGEQIGQYLRECLDKYKIKNKNAYLAIKNDDVVIRTISFPPMPQSELAQAVDYEADNYIMMPKNQANVDWHILKQDEHGITVLLLAARKDLINKYHEVCETAGIKLKALDVEVFSLKRLVDFLETHNKDNFSGKVDGHLTLTLDMGAGGTTLLFTKKNNYVFSRNISIGGMDFTKAISQEAGISFQEAEQNKDQVNYLEYNSVLGQAQDLLREIARSVEYVNSQKLSKGDPEQLYVTGGGWRMKGLLDYIRENLGTTPEIVNPFKHIKSRGELVTEGMMASIATGLALRRWTK, encoded by the coding sequence ATGTTAAGGGGAAAGTTGATTCCTGAACAGGTACCACTGGGAATAGACTTAGGAAGATCCAGTATTAAAATAGTTGAACTAAGTAAATTGCGGTCTAAGTTTGTACTCAAAAGATTCACTATCGAAGAATTTTCGGTACCCCAAGATGATGAAGGGGATAATCAGGGAGAGCAAATTGGACAGTATCTGCGAGAATGTCTGGATAAATACAAAATAAAAAATAAAAATGCTTATTTAGCAATAAAAAATGACGATGTAGTTATCAGAACTATCTCATTCCCTCCTATGCCCCAATCGGAATTAGCTCAGGCGGTTGACTATGAGGCAGATAATTATATTATGATGCCCAAAAACCAGGCTAATGTTGATTGGCATATCCTAAAACAAGATGAACACGGAATCACAGTCTTACTTTTGGCTGCGAGAAAAGACTTAATAAACAAATACCATGAAGTTTGCGAGACTGCTGGAATTAAATTAAAAGCCTTAGATGTAGAAGTTTTTTCCTTGAAAAGGCTAGTTGATTTTTTGGAAACACATAACAAGGATAACTTTTCAGGGAAGGTAGATGGTCATTTGACTTTAACTCTAGATATGGGAGCGGGTGGCACAACTTTATTATTTACTAAAAAAAATAACTATGTGTTTTCCAGAAACATTTCTATTGGTGGAATGGATTTTACCAAGGCTATTTCCCAGGAAGCAGGTATTAGCTTCCAAGAAGCGGAACAAAACAAAGATCAGGTTAATTACTTAGAATATAATAGTGTTCTAGGACAAGCCCAAGACTTACTAAGAGAAATAGCAAGATCGGTAGAATATGTAAATTCACAAAAACTGTCCAAGGGTGATCCAGAACAATTATATGTTACTGGCGGAGGTTGGCGAATGAAAGGCCTGTTAGATTATATTAGGGAAAACCTAGGTACTACCCCAGAGATAGTTAATCCTTTCAAGCACATTAAATCCAGGGGAGAACTTGTAACTGAAGGTATGATGGCTAGTATTGCTACTGGCTTGGCCTTACGGAGGTGGACGAAATGA
- a CDS encoding PilW family protein has translation MFRLIIKYANNNRGLTLIEIMATIVIMGLVLTGLYSMFHGSLRSYTTSQEMVNVQQKERQLDYIVRELRPLALSDDYIKINENNGEIKFKTNEQDQYKKFYYDDGQIYHDTGSEKIQLISNVTSFSVIEKNKYIAIEVGLNSPEGEQIVDFSIYPRFREE, from the coding sequence GTGTTTAGGCTGATAATTAAGTATGCAAATAACAATAGAGGTTTGACCTTGATTGAAATCATGGCAACCATAGTTATTATGGGTTTGGTATTAACAGGATTGTATTCGATGTTTCACGGTTCCCTTCGTAGCTATACGACTTCCCAAGAAATGGTGAATGTGCAACAAAAGGAAAGGCAGCTAGACTACATAGTTAGGGAACTACGCCCTCTTGCTTTAAGCGATGATTATATTAAAATAAACGAAAATAATGGAGAAATTAAGTTTAAAACCAATGAACAAGATCAATACAAAAAATTTTATTATGATGATGGACAAATATATCATGATACCGGATCGGAAAAAATCCAGCTAATTTCTAATGTAACCAGCTTTTCGGTGATAGAGAAAAACAAATATATTGCAATAGAAGTGGGATTAAATTCCCCTGAAGGTGAACAAATAGTAGATTTCAGCATTTATCCACGATTTCGAGAAGAATAG
- a CDS encoding PilN domain-containing protein, protein MTIKPDLRLPEYKTRDQINWYQLFLIIILVGFLGLLGMGFGLMQQELASLENRLEQLEQLEQNLMTELEDYDNLGEMKEEYELKTERIEKLESGHISWSQHFEELSQNMPQGLWLEEYTAAEPEEISISGYANTVFDVMVFLQELETNTHHEQLELDSLTEGEGAYYFNINGELDVTVLEWEDESQDNQEADDDG, encoded by the coding sequence ATGACAATTAAGCCGGACCTGCGCCTTCCCGAATACAAAACAAGAGATCAAATAAACTGGTATCAACTTTTTTTAATAATAATATTAGTAGGTTTTCTAGGCCTTTTAGGGATGGGCTTTGGCCTCATGCAGCAAGAACTTGCTAGCCTGGAAAATAGATTGGAACAGCTTGAACAGCTTGAACAAAACTTGATGACAGAACTTGAGGATTACGATAATTTAGGCGAAATGAAAGAAGAATATGAATTAAAAACCGAACGGATCGAAAAACTCGAAAGTGGTCATATCAGCTGGTCTCAACACTTTGAAGAATTATCCCAAAATATGCCCCAGGGGCTTTGGTTGGAAGAGTATACTGCTGCTGAACCAGAGGAGATAAGCATAAGTGGATATGCAAATACAGTTTTTGATGTGATGGTATTTTTACAGGAATTAGAAACTAATACACATCATGAACAGCTTGAGTTAGACTCTTTAACTGAAGGAGAAGGAGCTTACTATTTTAATATAAATGGTGAGCTGGACGTAACTGTATTAGAATGGGAAGATGAATCACAGGATAATCAAGAAGCTGATGATGATGGATAG
- a CDS encoding Rossmann-like domain-containing protein — protein sequence MVINELHKKFTQLVNKHNLNNKEIEVSARPLSIREAIGETGRDNLPLQRGHEVLIQAELGGYAGQAFTDNPGDFKGTIKDLLHQDFDDNFNRALLIASINAVTCYLGLVDGTVHCKDEDLEKCGEDVAEYISKNHSQARNIGIIGFQPVIIENIVNNFGSESVMVTDLNEDKIGEEYHGVEIWDGSQKTEELIKNSDLVLATGSTVVNDSLDEITAKAKEHKKELLLFGTTIAGPAVLLGLNRICPRSY from the coding sequence ATGGTGATAAATGAATTACACAAAAAGTTCACCCAGCTTGTTAATAAACACAATTTGAATAATAAAGAAATTGAGGTTAGTGCTCGACCCTTGAGTATTAGAGAGGCAATTGGTGAAACAGGTCGCGATAACCTCCCACTACAGCGGGGTCATGAAGTATTGATCCAGGCAGAGTTGGGCGGTTACGCTGGTCAGGCCTTTACCGATAACCCAGGGGACTTTAAAGGGACGATCAAGGATTTATTACATCAGGATTTTGACGATAATTTCAACAGGGCTTTATTGATTGCATCTATAAATGCTGTCACTTGTTATTTAGGTCTGGTCGATGGGACTGTCCACTGCAAAGATGAAGACTTAGAAAAATGCGGTGAAGATGTGGCGGAGTATATCAGTAAAAATCACAGTCAAGCTCGAAATATTGGAATTATCGGTTTTCAACCAGTTATTATCGAGAATATCGTAAACAACTTTGGTAGCGAAAGTGTCATGGTTACTGACTTAAATGAAGATAAAATCGGAGAAGAGTATCATGGAGTAGAAATTTGGGATGGAAGCCAAAAGACTGAGGAATTAATCAAAAACAGCGATTTGGTGCTGGCAACGGGTTCGACGGTGGTTAATGATTCCCTGGACGAGATTACTGCCAAGGCAAAAGAACATAAAAAAGAATTACTCCTTTTTGGAACAACAATTGCCGGACCAGCTGTATTACTGGGCTTAAACAGGATCTGTCCCCGAAGTTATTAA
- a CDS encoding type IV pilus twitching motility protein PilT translates to MTIDELLSQAVSQGASDLHVTVESPPIIRKDGELFPLSYDKFSPELTEKMAKEVLAVKGIDALTSELGETDLSYSIPGTGRFRINVFLQRNTYGISCRVISSRVPNLEELGLPPIVKSLAQENRGLVVVTGATGSGKSTTLAAMIDEINKNRTCHVVTLEDPIEYLHNHNQSIINQREIGSDSAGYAGALRAALRQDPDVILVGEMRDRETIQTAITAAETGHLVLTTLHTVDAPQTIDRIVDVFPPHQQNQIRVQLAGTLKGILAQQLLPKSQGGRVAALECLVSTSGIKNLIREGKTYQIYSQMQTGAKLGMQTMESAVKDLFQNGLITEATMEKSLPAKGKLK, encoded by the coding sequence ATAACTATAGATGAGCTGTTATCTCAGGCGGTTTCTCAAGGGGCCTCTGATCTGCACGTAACAGTTGAATCCCCTCCTATAATACGTAAAGATGGAGAACTTTTTCCCCTGTCATATGATAAATTCAGTCCCGAATTGACTGAAAAGATGGCCAAGGAAGTTCTGGCTGTCAAGGGAATAGATGCCTTAACATCGGAATTAGGTGAAACAGATCTATCCTATAGCATACCGGGTACTGGTAGGTTTAGAATCAATGTCTTTCTGCAGAGAAATACGTACGGAATTTCTTGTCGTGTTATTTCTTCTCGGGTTCCCAATCTAGAGGAATTAGGCCTCCCTCCTATTGTAAAGAGTCTTGCCCAGGAAAATAGGGGTTTAGTAGTGGTTACCGGGGCTACCGGTAGCGGTAAATCTACGACTTTAGCTGCCATGATAGATGAAATCAATAAAAACCGAACTTGTCATGTTGTTACTCTGGAAGATCCTATTGAATATTTGCATAATCACAATCAAAGTATAATCAATCAACGGGAAATCGGTAGTGATTCAGCTGGTTACGCTGGGGCTTTGAGAGCGGCTTTACGACAAGATCCCGATGTAATCCTTGTTGGAGAGATGCGGGACAGGGAAACTATCCAAACTGCCATTACGGCAGCGGAAACTGGTCATTTAGTATTGACAACTTTACATACAGTAGATGCCCCTCAAACCATTGATAGAATCGTGGATGTTTTTCCACCACATCAACAGAATCAAATTAGAGTTCAATTGGCAGGTACTCTGAAAGGCATTTTGGCACAACAACTGCTTCCCAAGTCACAAGGCGGCCGCGTTGCTGCATTGGAGTGTCTTGTTTCGACTTCTGGTATTAAAAATTTAATTAGGGAAGGTAAAACATATCAGATCTATTCTCAAATGCAAACTGGGGCAAAATTAGGCATGCAGACTATGGAAAGTGCAGTTAAAGATTTGTTTCAAAATGGACTTATAACAGAAGCTACTATGGAAAAAAGTTTACCAGCCAAGGGAAAGCTAAAATAA
- a CDS encoding type 4a pilus biogenesis protein PilO: MDEKNKGLINKLSSLSKRERLLLMIAGILVVFVSFWQFIFIPFENRRSELEKNIDHTQQNINHLQGKLSEWADFEEGMTDPKQQIGELEEILPGTIEREYVFYEIATIFYQQNISFDTIFFNSQEMDEGIKKLNMSGNLWGRYSDVYQTMEQLEDMERLVNVTSLDITSLEDTYSENEHGLEQDIDSQEINVAFEIEVYWDDIPLNRTKNTLDPEKDDMGKLDPFIRVQD, encoded by the coding sequence ATGGATGAAAAAAACAAAGGATTAATTAATAAACTGTCCTCTTTATCCAAAAGAGAAAGGCTCTTACTTATGATAGCAGGTATCCTGGTGGTGTTTGTCTCGTTTTGGCAGTTTATTTTTATCCCATTTGAAAATCGAAGGTCTGAGTTAGAAAAAAATATAGATCATACTCAGCAAAATATCAATCATTTACAGGGGAAATTATCTGAATGGGCTGATTTTGAAGAAGGGATGACTGACCCCAAACAACAGATAGGTGAATTAGAAGAGATACTACCCGGAACAATAGAACGAGAATATGTCTTCTATGAAATAGCTACAATTTTTTATCAACAAAATATCTCCTTTGATACAATATTTTTTAACAGTCAGGAAATGGATGAAGGTATTAAAAAATTAAACATGTCGGGTAATTTATGGGGTAGATATAGCGATGTATATCAAACTATGGAACAGTTAGAAGACATGGAACGCCTAGTAAATGTTACATCTCTTGATATAACTTCTTTAGAAGACACTTATTCTGAAAATGAGCATGGACTTGAACAGGATATAGATTCTCAAGAAATTAATGTTGCCTTTGAAATAGAAGTATACTGGGATGATATTCCCCTTAATAGAACGAAAAATACACTAGACCCGGAAAAAGATGATATGGGAAAATTAGACCCTTTTATACGGGTACAAGATTAA
- a CDS encoding type II secretion system protein — protein sequence MFQLKMITDKLKKEDGFTLIELLAVVAIIGILVALVSPNVMNAIGEAESEAEKAEKQIVKNAARTAYMLEDEDWEEKIGNYIDGDLTQLDSDDEVTIDTVEDEETIEIKSDWVADTN from the coding sequence TTGTTTCAGCTGAAAATGATAACAGACAAACTTAAAAAAGAGGACGGTTTCACCTTAATTGAGCTTTTGGCAGTTGTTGCTATCATAGGTATTTTAGTTGCCCTTGTTTCGCCAAATGTCATGAATGCCATCGGTGAAGCTGAAAGTGAGGCCGAAAAAGCAGAAAAACAGATTGTTAAGAATGCCGCCCGAACAGCTTATATGCTTGAAGACGAAGATTGGGAAGAGAAAATTGGAAACTATATTGATGGGGATTTGACTCAGTTAGATAGTGATGATGAAGTTACTATTGATACAGTAGAAGATGAAGAAACAATTGAAATTAAATCAGACTGGGTAGCCGATACAAATTGA
- a CDS encoding copper amine oxidase N-terminal domain-containing protein: MSRVTKMVFCILMMAALVTTGFGKAELTADIEGEDINLSDHGAFIKDDGVPFVPVRIIGEKLGAYVHWEQDEQKVYIYPEDKGRFIELELEAAEFIINGETQAMSSSSQLRNNRIQVPLHFINDALEARASWDGNKVSIAQGGEQNPKVEMDTLDEEFEASEDIAFKIKNRGNTELTFARIFKVEYFHEEQNSWEEVELELAWIQDMVMLKPGENHIQKINPEDFAQETKTGSYRILKEVRCFETDQEFLLTEEFQLN; this comes from the coding sequence ATGAGTCGAGTTACTAAGATGGTCTTTTGCATATTAATGATGGCTGCTTTAGTAACAACGGGTTTTGGAAAAGCTGAACTAACAGCTGACATTGAAGGAGAAGATATCAACTTAAGTGATCATGGTGCCTTTATAAAAGATGATGGAGTGCCTTTTGTTCCTGTGAGGATAATAGGTGAAAAATTGGGAGCATACGTCCATTGGGAACAAGATGAACAAAAAGTCTATATTTATCCTGAAGATAAAGGAAGGTTCATAGAGCTAGAGTTAGAAGCTGCAGAATTTATAATAAATGGTGAGACACAAGCTATGTCTTCCAGCTCCCAGTTGAGGAACAACAGGATTCAAGTTCCGTTACATTTTATCAATGACGCATTAGAAGCTAGAGCAAGTTGGGACGGAAACAAGGTGAGTATTGCTCAAGGTGGAGAACAAAATCCAAAAGTTGAAATGGATACGCTAGATGAGGAATTTGAAGCATCTGAGGATATCGCCTTTAAAATCAAAAACAGAGGTAATACTGAGTTGACCTTTGCCAGAATATTTAAAGTAGAATACTTTCATGAAGAGCAAAATAGCTGGGAAGAGGTTGAACTTGAACTAGCCTGGATTCAAGATATGGTAATGTTGAAACCAGGTGAAAATCATATCCAAAAAATTAATCCTGAAGATTTTGCCCAAGAAACCAAAACTGGTAGTTATAGAATCTTAAAAGAGGTCAGATGTTTTGAAACTGACCAAGAATTTTTACTAACTGAAGAGTTTCAACTAAATTAA
- a CDS encoding type II secretion system protein — translation MLNYQLESNNLRGFTLLEVLAGIVILGLIAIPLMSYFTQSLMTAGETRAKSEDITLASSLMEEAILTVEELEADSSIFDFADTFSQIVDYDNIEEKDNQIKLPQKNASIDLQDSQDQMVIITVQVNDYSLKTMRFMPWE, via the coding sequence ATGCTCAATTATCAGCTAGAGTCAAATAATCTTCGGGGATTTACACTGTTAGAGGTTTTAGCTGGAATTGTCATCCTGGGTTTAATTGCTATACCATTGATGTCTTATTTTACTCAATCCTTGATGACGGCAGGAGAAACTCGGGCAAAGAGTGAAGATATTACCCTGGCTTCTTCACTTATGGAAGAGGCAATTTTAACAGTGGAGGAACTAGAAGCAGATAGTTCTATTTTTGATTTTGCTGATACCTTTAGCCAGATTGTAGATTATGACAATATTGAGGAAAAAGATAATCAAATAAAGCTTCCCCAAAAGAATGCTTCAATAGACTTACAAGACTCCCAAGATCAAATGGTGATTATTACAGTTCAAGTCAATGACTACTCCTTAAAGACAATGAGGTTTATGCCTTGGGAATGA
- a CDS encoding GspE/PulE family protein encodes MFRQKKQRLGDLLLESGAITEEDLKQALDHQNKSGQKLGASLVDLGIITEEEIIEVLEFQLGIPHVSLSQYDTNRETATLIPAYLAERYQVLPIDNRSGKLVLAMGDPLNVVAIDDVKMATGMEVEPVIASPREIEGEINRHFGIQDSVEKAIEEIEGSAEEEAESEIAATEEEELSNLETNAPVVKVVNSLVSQAYEQGASDIHIEPTKQGMQIRYRIDGVLHNVATPPRYAKDLLISRVKIMAGMDITKKRIPQDGRSNYNIGGHEIDLRVSTLPTIYGEKVVIRLLHKDKVIFSLDKLGFQQDNFKLYQGLLKNSAGMVLVTGPTGCGKTTTLYSSLNRINSSEKNIITIEDPVEYQIEGINQVQTNEKGGLTFANGLRAILRQDPDIIMVGEIRDLETAQIAIRSALTGHLVFSTLHTNNAIATLSRLVDMGIPPFLVSSAVEGVLSQRLVRIICSNCKIEYSPTAEEQEIYHRYSGEQVDTLYKGKGCTNCNNTGYKGRTAIHELLILDKTLKDMLAREASERELTEEARKRGFSYLIENAISKVSQGITTMEEVIRATFHQESHL; translated from the coding sequence GTGTTTCGTCAGAAGAAACAAAGATTAGGGGATTTGTTGTTGGAAAGCGGTGCTATCACCGAAGAAGACTTAAAACAAGCCCTTGACCATCAAAATAAGTCAGGACAAAAGTTAGGGGCTAGCCTGGTAGATCTGGGAATAATTACAGAAGAAGAGATTATTGAAGTATTGGAATTCCAACTTGGAATACCCCATGTATCCCTGTCCCAATACGATACCAATAGAGAAACTGCTACACTCATTCCTGCCTATTTAGCAGAACGGTATCAAGTGCTTCCCATAGATAATAGAAGTGGAAAATTAGTACTGGCCATGGGTGACCCTTTAAATGTGGTTGCTATTGATGACGTCAAAATGGCTACCGGTATGGAAGTTGAGCCTGTTATAGCATCTCCTCGAGAAATCGAAGGTGAGATTAACCGTCACTTTGGAATCCAGGATTCTGTTGAAAAAGCTATAGAAGAAATTGAAGGCTCAGCCGAGGAAGAGGCAGAAAGTGAAATAGCTGCAACTGAAGAAGAAGAGTTATCAAATCTAGAAACTAATGCACCTGTTGTCAAAGTGGTCAATTCTTTAGTGTCTCAAGCATACGAGCAGGGTGCTAGTGATATACATATTGAACCTACTAAACAGGGGATGCAGATACGGTACCGAATAGATGGAGTCTTGCATAATGTGGCAACTCCTCCCCGGTATGCTAAAGATCTGTTGATCAGTCGTGTGAAAATTATGGCTGGTATGGACATTACAAAAAAAAGAATCCCCCAAGATGGTAGGAGCAATTATAATATAGGAGGACATGAAATTGACTTAAGGGTATCTACTTTACCGACAATTTACGGTGAAAAAGTAGTGATCCGCTTGCTTCATAAAGATAAAGTGATTTTTTCACTGGATAAATTGGGGTTTCAACAGGATAATTTTAAGCTCTATCAAGGATTATTGAAAAACAGTGCCGGGATGGTTTTGGTTACCGGCCCTACTGGATGTGGTAAAACTACTACTCTCTATTCTTCCCTCAACCGGATAAACAGTTCCGAGAAAAATATAATTACTATAGAGGATCCAGTGGAATATCAGATTGAAGGGATTAATCAAGTTCAAACCAATGAAAAAGGTGGATTGACCTTCGCAAACGGTTTAAGAGCTATTTTACGTCAAGATCCGGATATCATCATGGTAGGGGAAATCAGAGACTTAGAAACTGCTCAAATTGCAATTAGATCGGCCCTGACAGGACATTTAGTGTTTTCTACATTACATACTAATAATGCGATTGCCACCCTTTCCAGGCTAGTGGATATGGGAATCCCGCCTTTTTTAGTTAGCTCTGCTGTGGAAGGAGTATTATCCCAGAGGTTGGTAAGGATAATCTGTTCCAATTGCAAAATTGAATACAGCCCCACGGCCGAGGAACAAGAAATATATCACCGTTACTCGGGGGAACAGGTGGATACCCTTTATAAAGGTAAAGGCTGTACCAACTGTAATAATACTGGTTATAAAGGTCGGACTGCAATTCATGAACTATTGATACTTGATAAAACTTTAAAAGATATGCTAGCTAGAGAAGCTTCTGAAAGAGAACTGACAGAGGAAGCTCGTAAAAGAGGTTTTTCATATTTAATCGAAAACGCCATTTCTAAAGTCAGTCAGGGTATCACAACTATGGAAGAAGTTATTAGAGCTACCTTTCATCAGGAAAGCCATCTCTAA
- a CDS encoding type II secretion system protein: MGNWMKRNLKQTRGFTLIELLAVIAILGLLVAIAVPNLFGVIDRAEAESKKADARAVKNAALTYLTLERVERDEAVGLEPLNDMVSSEGTLADYIDMTEDRANELGVDKGSNWGEFLDNLEEIIQEDSEENDDDKENGG, from the coding sequence ATGGGAAACTGGATGAAAAGGAATTTGAAGCAAACTCGGGGATTTACATTGATAGAGCTTCTGGCAGTAATTGCTATTTTAGGATTACTGGTGGCCATTGCAGTTCCCAATCTATTCGGAGTGATTGACAGAGCTGAAGCAGAAAGCAAAAAGGCCGATGCCAGAGCTGTGAAAAATGCCGCTTTAACTTACTTGACCTTGGAACGAGTGGAACGAGATGAAGCTGTTGGACTTGAACCTCTTAATGATATGGTGAGTTCAGAAGGAACCTTGGCCGACTATATTGACATGACCGAGGACCGAGCTAATGAGTTAGGGGTGGATAAAGGCAGTAACTGGGGAGAATTTCTAGACAACTTAGAGGAAATAATCCAGGAAGATAGCGAAGAAAACGATGATGACAAAGAAAACGGTGGGTAA